In Silene latifolia isolate original U9 population chromosome X, ASM4854445v1, whole genome shotgun sequence, the following proteins share a genomic window:
- the LOC141620337 gene encoding uncharacterized protein LOC141620337 translates to MATEHQIRKFDQGMENIGRINVNAKATLEKIPLSKWCLAHDGGKRYGLKTTNMCECFNGVLKGVRFLPIQALVRATFTRVNRYFVDRREIIRTRLFNGLKWSEKITTKLEENDEIGAHQEVTVYNRHAGLYGVVTRQGRRQGSMTNPGHTIDLEKRTCTCNKWQNLHYQCSNVMAVCRSQAIDYDQYVDPLYSSG, encoded by the coding sequence ATGGCTACGGAACATCAAATTCGTAAATTTGATCAAGGGATGGAGAACATTGGTCGAATTAACGTGAATGCCAAGGCAACGTTAGAAAAGATACCGTTAAGCAAATGGTGTCTAGCACATGATGGTGGTAAGAGATATGGTTTAAAAACCACCAACATGTGTGAATGTTTTAATGGTGTGTTGAAGGGTGTTAGATTTCTTCCCATTCAAGCTCTTGTGAGGGCCACATTCACACGAGTGAATCGGTATTTTGTTGATAGGCGTGAAATTATTAGGACTAGGTTATTTAACGGTTTAAAATGGAGCGAAAAAATAACCACCAAACTTGAGGAGAATGACGAAATAGGTGCTCACCAAGAGGTGACAGTTTATAATCGTCATGCGGGTCTTTATGGAGTGGTTACTAGACAAGGACGCCGTCAAGGAAGCATGACAAACCCTGGTCACACAATAGATCTTGAGAAAAGGACTTGTACATGTAACAAATGGCAGAACCTACATTACCAATGTTCTAATGTTATGGCGGTTTGTCGCTCCCAAGCTATCGACTATGATCAATATGTAGATCCGTTGTACTCTTCTGGATAG